Genomic segment of Cataglyphis hispanica isolate Lineage 1 chromosome 23, ULB_Chis1_1.0, whole genome shotgun sequence:
aatcacaatcaaacattctaaaatataataagaatgtttgaactgtgattggttgatttacttattttacgattacgactaaattttttttaacgtgcaatggcctttaggaaatagatatatagcacgcacacgcatacgcacacacacacacatacataagcAGTGAAAATATACTATGTATATCGTTATATGTGTAagtctgtaataaaaaaatacaaatattattgtaatattttatctattaagacacaaatatttaattttgacctttcaaaatgattgaaataattcaaattttttgtttgatacACAAtctcacaaataaaaaaaaaaaaaaacgggaagaaaatcgattttatacagcagtttttatatgtattatgacAGCAATGCGCTTACAATGCATCCAACGCGGCATTGTACGAGGGAAGGAGACGAGAAAAGCAATATCTGCAATGAATCGCGGTTATCGAgcttcttaaatataaataacatatccGCCACCTctcaagtaaaaataataaatatttgaagcaAGTATTTCGGCATAGCCATGACGCGTGGAATTTCTGTCGCTATCAGAGAGATGCGAGGTATCATAGCGTTGATGAATAAACCTTACCCGTTGCAGTGATTCGTTTCAGCGTGATATCAAATTCTCAATAAACAGCAGTGAAAAACACGCAACGCTCAGCGCTCGCTATTTTACTAAAAACACTCGACGAACCGCCGAAAAATAACACAATCCACTCAATGGCGTTGTCAATCCTCTTGTTCGATCCGTAAAATATGGCGATTCCGCGAAGAACGAGTCGAAACTCATTACGTGTATCCTTGAGCTTCGATTATAAAACTCTATTGAACTGCGAAACTACGAGAATCAATAAAGACTCAGCAACGCGCATGCGTAATTTTTCTACTAGGCACGCGGCAGCTAATCATCTTCTACTACATGTcgttattttcgaaaaagcgAGAAGCCGATTGGCCACCGAATAAATCACACGTTGCGCATAGAAATACGAGGGTCTTTAACATAATGTCAAATTGGACATATTCCTGTGTACagtaatttagatttatttctaaaatgagATGCGTGGCGTAAATAGATtagataatttgttattttcagATGTATTTACATCGCTATAAGACGCCTTTTAACGCTGAAAATGAACATCGAGAGCATGAAAAGGCACCTTTATACACCAAGTTATGAGATACAACGCCATCTCATAGTATATGGGATCTTCTGTATTCTGAACTATATTCTTTTCTGCCGTGCTCCACCTCCACCGTTTCGTCGGCTTTACTCGCGACAAATTGGTTGCTCGAAAAATGGCTACTCGTCTACTAAAAATTAGTAGCGCACTGCGCACGTATACTAATAAAACCAGCCTTGTAAAGGTAAAACTGATTACATTTCACGATATGCAATTATGATGATTGTGATAACGGTTTTAACTTTACAAtcaattcatttataattttaatcgatttaaaaaaaatttgtcattttcgTCAGGTCCTTacgtaataaaagtaaaataacagTTTtaggatatttaatatctaaaaatgatGTGATCGTCtaatagtataaattatttgtatcaaGATGCAATAATGAAACTCTTTCCAGAATATATGCTTATATCTCTAACctcaataatatcaaatttgatattttacttcgactttatatttttgacaggTGTGATTTAATATGTTGTATGCACTAAAAAAGCGTATTTAatgattatacatacatatatacatacattttgttatgaattatttaaaaatatataaaaaaataacatttattgaaattttagatctatataaataattattagtataatttagatatacagatttattatttaataatgagtttaatctttttataataaaagctaaatatttatgataattgcTTATTTTGTTTTGGATTAAAGTTGTATATTACTTagaatttgttaataactttgtcAACTAGGTACCAAAACAATGGCAGTCAACTGCTGCTTCTCTGAAAGAAACGCTTATCAATCAACCAGCTACGAGAGTTACAACTTTGGATAGTGGAATGAGAGTTGCTAGTGAAGATAGTGGAGCTGCAACCGCTACTGTTGGTCTTTGGATAGATTCTGGTAGTCGATATGAAACTGATGATAACAATGGTGTTGCTCATTTCATGGAACATATGGCTTTTAAGGTATATTGATTTGTAAtactaatgaaaaataataattatgactcatggtattaaatttttttaaacttttttgagCAGAGActgtaattgatataaaacacttctattttgatataatgtaaCTACAGTATATTGCATATGATATacgttttaaataacaaatgattttatcataattttacgtacacacacacacacacacacacacacacacacacacacatatatatatatatatatatatatatattttataaatctattatcatgttttttattactaaatctttttttttatatagggtACTGAGAAACGATCTCAAACTGATTTAGAATTGGAAATAGAGAATATGGGAGCTCATTTGAATGCCTACACAAGTCGAGAACAAACagtattttatgcaaaatgctTGTCACAAGATGTACCAAAAGCTATTGAAATTCTcagtgatattattaaaaattctaagcTGGGTGAAAAGGAAATCGAAAGAGAACGTGATGTTATTAAACGCGAAATGCAAGAAGTTGAAACAAATTTGCAAGAGGTTGTATTTGATCACTTGCACGCTGCTGCCTATCAAGGTACATCCTTAGGACGAACGATACTGGGACCtactaaaaatatcgaaagtaTTTCACGAAATGATCTTGTTAATTACGTGAAAACTCATTATGGACCACCTAGGTAAAACTTCAGTCTTTTCATCAagtgaattttaaatactgaAATTTCAgcgaatgtttaaaaaatcaagattatttattttagatttgtaTTAGCTGGTGCTGGTGGTGTAGATCACAATCAATTAATCGAACTTGCCAATAAGCATTTTTGTGAAATGACAGGACCggattatgataatattccaGAGTATGTTAAATCCTGCCGCTATACTGGCTCTGAAATAAGAGTTCGCGATGATACGATCCCTCTCGCCCATGTCGCGATCGCTGTTGAAGGTATTTAGagatcatttaattaaaataatttactaatttaaaaaattagttatatatataatagtttgtgtaatgtaattaatgaaCATTGTTAACAAAAGGTGCTGGATGGGCTGAGGCAGACAACATTCCTCTTATGGTTGCCAATACTCTTATAGGAGCGTGGGATCGTAGCCAAGGAGGGGGTGTAAATAATGCAAGCAGTCTAGCTAGAGCTTGCGCAGAAAATGGCTTATGTCATAGTTATCAGAGTTTTAACACATGTTACAAGgtatgcattaaataaataataatgtactgtttcatatataataacacatGACTATAACAATCAATATATAAGTTGCAGTGAATAtatcattctttaattatgCAGGATACAGGACTTTGgggtatatattttgtttgtgaTCCTATGAAATGTGAGGATATGACATCACACATTCAACACGAATGGATGAAATTATGCACATCTGTTACTGAGAAAGATGTAGCACGTGCAAAGAATATACTTAAGACCAACATGTTCTTACAATTGGATGGCACTACCGCTATTTGTGAAGATATTGGCCgtcaaatattatgttataatcgCCGTATTCCACTTCACGAACTCGAGATGAGGATAGATGTATGTAGcttcaattatacatatgtataatttttctatcaaagaaatttttttctaattcaatatcttttttcttttacgtgtaacaagatatattgtaaatgtttgcaatataaaaaaaaaatggagatcttataatatttattagattagaagattatctcatttttttcagaaCATGCAATACATTAATGTatgattatgtataatttcttttcagtGTGTTACTGCTGAAACTATTCAAAATGTTGGTATGAAGTATATTTTTGATCACTGTCCAGTGATTGCAGCAGTTGGTCCTGTCGAAAATCTGccagattataataatattcgtgGGGCTATGTATTGGCTCAGAACGTAATCATCTTTAAGTCATCAATAAATCTTAGCAATCATAAATCAATTAGAAATAAAGTGAAATTATAGTACACATATGTTTACTACCTGAGAAAAATACccatgtaaattaatatttatgttgttgatttctaataataatgttaatattatagctTTCTCTCTACATGAAAATTGTAGTTTTATTTTGCCATaagtttatgaaataaatattcgttGATGTATATTACCTGGCtaaaataaatgatcaaaaatacattttgaataattttctaatattatataccaaattttaaaaaattaaatattgaaaatttatatattgtgcatatttatacaatatgtacaatttatagcatttttcattttagctaatgatattaaaagtcgcaatatatttttttattctctacatttattatattcaaaacacacaaatctatatacattgtaagataatatataaattacattattaaataaaaaaactacgatttattttatttaaaatttgtgatgttttgatataaagatgaataattaataataaaaaagataaaaaataattttaatgtaaatgcaaatttttattttctttcaaagtgcatatataagcaaaaataaataattagtaatattttttatttacaaaatgcatacaatttatattgtttcgaATCTTccagcaataaatataaagagaatagaATATCCCGATTTGTATTTGTACTTTTTTGGATTATGtttgtcatatttattatgcataatattaaatacacttttaaatatgctaaaaataaattttaaatcttaaatacaGGCATAAATTTCAGTCAAGttaatatgtcatatatttaatttgctcTATCAATTAATGTcaacaaatatcaaaataaagatagaataaaaaatatcatcattaatatcactattaataaaataaactaatggGAAAATCTAAATAAGCCAAATAATCTAGAATGATGAAGTCTGAGAGATTACATATCTGTACTTTAGCATCAAATcccaaaattacaaaatgtttacattcatttatttatataatgcataatataaaagatacttaatattatcgttattagcATAATAAGCTTTGGCATAAATGATCTTTCAGATCTGAGATAGATCActattaaatagattatagaaagatatataatatatttagactCCTCCTATTTCacaaattagttttatatattaaaatttttttcttaaacattgattgatgtaaatttattatataagtaaatatgaagaatataaataatattttagataaaatataaactttactatagaaagaaaaagattttctatatatatttatgaaaatttgggATACAAATACTTGCTTGTCCCTACAATATTCTTTGGAGAATAttacatgcaaaatatttaaatatttagtttattgtaataaataatagcaagtaaatgaataatagcaagcttaattttatttttattatataggtTATATAGATCTAAATGTGAGGTTTATATTCAGCAGCTATttcaaatacattaattagtAAATACGCTATAACTTTTCTATCTTAtcctcaaaaattttaaatttcttgtaattaataaaaagaaaattgcattattatatgtaacaaaaaagaacaaaaatgtaTTAGTTTATGTGTGTGGGAGaaagttcaaataaaattcaaacaaaatttatacaagcaatatcataaaaacaagataaattaatcttatccTCTCccctttaatataaataattaccttTTGAAATGCTATAATAtctaagatttaattatccaTTAGTTATTTTGATGCAGGAAAAATACTAAACTAGAAGACTAGAAACATGGAAATTCGACATAACATTCTTTGAAAGTAAACATTTAAATCctaacaaagaaatatttaaaatttgtttttaaattacaatattttgaaaatagatattaatataaatattagatttgatattattatatcaattgttgtaattttgaaaataattccaCAAAATATTCCACATGATAAGATTTGTAAAGTATTGCATTCCACAAAAAGATTTGTAAAGTTTTACAtactattcttttaatatataacttttatgttatataatatatatataatttttgtatattgcataattattgtaattatctttaatctaaattaatggcaaagatgaataaaatgtggcatactattaataatataataattatatgtatatcgatttTGGACTATTCTCGAATTAActcttattaatgtaaatcattatttattctagTAAGACtcataatgatttaaaaatgctaataaagaatatttataaagtaaattatttttataaaagtagtgcataattcaaataaaaatgtcaagctATATACTGTCttcatgtaaaataaacttatatatatgtttggaGATTCTGCTATTTTACTGTAAATTGTATAATCagttttgtttttgttaaatgaatgaatataaaataactatctACTTTGATTATTTGATGGTGTGCTTTGAGTAGGAGAAGCACTATCCTTACACACTTTGGCAGTCATTTCAGCTAATGGTTCTAATTCTTTaggattaattaaatcaaactctgttacaaaataatagaaatgctTGTAACATGTATTCACATGTGCTTcctaaaataatagtaataaattcagccagagaaaattatacataatataataaaatattaaaattactttaagaGATACTTACTGCTCCTATTGCTACAATGCGATCAAAatgatgaatatatacatGGACAAAAACTCTAAAGAGACGTGTTAAGATTTTTCTGCATAATGGTATAAATGTTTTAGGAAAGGGCAcatctgcaataaaaaaaaaaaaacaaaaaacattctcttatatattctgataagattattaaacaatGCTTTAAATATAAGACAAATATAACAACCTGTTGATACTGGAAAAActgtttcattattaatttgagcTTCAATCCAATCCATAAGAAGAGAAACATATTGCGGCGCTGGTAATGCTGTtggctttttatatttttcaccaTCTGCCCACAAATATTCAAAACGTGCTCCACCACTCATTGTTGGACATGATGCTGAATCGCAATATTCAGATACAGTAccatatataagatttattctattaaaaaagtcCACaactagaaaaagaaaaaataaataattattgtcattctttcaatatataagaAGTAGCAgtgaataatttaagatattttcttaaaatgaaTATGATATGAGAATAAGCATTATACAATAAtgcacaaatatatgtatatacatatataccatctctattttcaatataacttatatatataataataagaaatctttagattattattatataaatatttaatataccatGAACAGCAATCCAATCATTTAAATCTTCTCCAGGTGGTAATTTTACAACAGCTCTTAAATTGATACCAGAATTAAGGGAAGCTTGAGcttgtttatataaagaataacgTAATGTTCCATgagcaaatttcttttttggtCTAAATGTCtgcaattaaaatgtatatgaaaacCTCAATACGGGTTACATATATACGAAtacatttctaatatttatataagaacaaaaattgattcttcctgtgtttttaaaatatattttataatacatattatatattgtaaacataaagaaatattttatagagacaACTGATATTTAGGTTATTACAAGTtgtataaaatcaagattttagattaacttaatatttaatcgtctaattattatttttacctttCCTTTCTGGAAGAATTCTATAAAGCCACTTAACGTAGTCATTGtgagtataaaaattgtattattttcacttatattcccataaaaaaaatccaaggAACCGGCAGACACACGCACTTGGCACAATTATACACAGCTTCAAATTCTCATAACATCATATTTGtttgcattttcaaaaaatataaaaataaaattcttcttcgCAAACAATCCTATCTATCAGCACGTtggcaaaaataaaacaagagaatatttattaaaattacttatccGAGATTATTCGTGCAATCAAAATTCCAATACATTACACTCTTGTTTTACTGAAGACAATAAATTTACAACAGCATGATTTgtattacaaaatgtaattaaaaatataacaaatcatTTACAACTTTGATTTGCGTGCTTTCAGCGAATTCGGTTACCTGACTCCTGACTACACCTGACCACACATCCTACTCTGATGCATGTTAAAGATCGGTGTACAATGTTATCTCAacgtaaatgcaaatataatatgtataagcattttaaataaaatatctaatatacatTCCATtaaataatacgataatattaatattaatcatttaatcggCTTaagatgttttatattatatttttatatttaaataacatcttTTTAAATCGATGTGAAACAGCCTTTAATGTACATCAGTGCAGTAGTGCAGAGCAGATATGCAA
This window contains:
- the LOC126857973 gene encoding MOB kinase activator-like 3 produces the protein MTTLSGFIEFFQKGKTFRPKKKFAHGTLRYSLYKQAQASLNSGINLRAVVKLPPGEDLNDWIAVHVVDFFNRINLIYGTVSEYCDSASCPTMSGGARFEYLWADGEKYKKPTALPAPQYVSLLMDWIEAQINNETVFPVSTDVPFPKTFIPLCRKILTRLFRVFVHVYIHHFDRIVAIGAEAHVNTCYKHFYYFVTEFDLINPKELEPLAEMTAKVCKDSASPTQSTPSNNQSR
- the LOC126858043 gene encoding mitochondrial-processing peptidase subunit beta, translating into MATRLLKISSALRTYTNKTSLVKVPKQWQSTAASLKETLINQPATRVTTLDSGMRVASEDSGAATATVGLWIDSGSRYETDDNNGVAHFMEHMAFKGTEKRSQTDLELEIENMGAHLNAYTSREQTVFYAKCLSQDVPKAIEILSDIIKNSKLGEKEIERERDVIKREMQEVETNLQEVVFDHLHAAAYQGTSLGRTILGPTKNIESISRNDLVNYVKTHYGPPRFVLAGAGGVDHNQLIELANKHFCEMTGPDYDNIPEYVKSCRYTGSEIRVRDDTIPLAHVAIAVEGAGWAEADNIPLMVANTLIGAWDRSQGGGVNNASSLARACAENGLCHSYQSFNTCYKDTGLWGIYFVCDPMKCEDMTSHIQHEWMKLCTSVTEKDVARAKNILKTNMFLQLDGTTAICEDIGRQILCYNRRIPLHELEMRIDCVTAETIQNVGMKYIFDHCPVIAAVGPVENLPDYNNIRGAMYWLRT